A single genomic interval of Thermus antranikianii DSM 12462 harbors:
- the prfA gene encoding peptide chain release factor 1 — MLDKLARLEEEHRELEALLADPEVLKDPKRYQALSRRYAEMGEVIALIREYRKVLEDLEGVESLLEDPELKEAAKAEKEALLSRKAELEKALERHLLPKDPMDERDAIVEIRAGAGGEEAALFARDLLEMYLRFAEEMGFETEILDSHPTDLGGFSKVVFEVQGPGAYGTFKYESGVHRVQRVPVTETQGRIHTSTATVAVLPKAEESDFQLNMDEIRIDVMRASGPGGQGVNTTDSAVRVVHLPTGIMVTCQDSRSQIRNREKALMILRSRLLEMKRAEEAEKLRKTRLAQIGTGERSEKIRTYNFPQSRVTDHRIGFTTHDLEGILSGHLQPLLEALKRADQERQLEALTET; from the coding sequence ATGCTGGATAAGCTCGCGCGCCTAGAAGAGGAACACCGGGAGCTGGAAGCGCTCCTTGCCGACCCCGAGGTCCTCAAGGACCCGAAGCGCTACCAGGCCCTCTCCCGGCGCTACGCGGAGATGGGGGAGGTGATCGCCCTCATCCGGGAGTATCGGAAGGTCCTCGAGGACCTAGAAGGAGTGGAGAGCCTCCTCGAGGACCCCGAGCTCAAGGAGGCGGCCAAGGCGGAGAAGGAAGCCCTCCTTTCCCGGAAGGCGGAGCTGGAAAAGGCCTTGGAGCGTCACCTCCTGCCTAAGGACCCCATGGACGAGCGGGACGCCATCGTGGAGATCCGCGCGGGAGCGGGGGGCGAGGAGGCTGCCCTTTTCGCCCGAGACCTCCTGGAGATGTACCTGCGCTTCGCCGAAGAGATGGGTTTTGAGACCGAGATCCTGGACTCCCACCCCACGGACCTGGGAGGCTTCTCCAAGGTGGTCTTCGAGGTGCAGGGGCCTGGGGCCTACGGCACCTTCAAGTACGAAAGCGGGGTCCACCGGGTGCAGCGGGTACCGGTCACGGAAACCCAGGGGCGGATCCACACCTCCACGGCCACGGTGGCGGTGCTGCCCAAGGCGGAGGAGTCCGACTTCCAGCTCAACATGGACGAGATCCGCATCGACGTCATGCGGGCCTCTGGGCCTGGGGGCCAGGGGGTGAACACCACGGACAGCGCGGTGCGGGTGGTGCACCTGCCCACAGGGATCATGGTCACCTGCCAGGACTCCCGCAGCCAGATCCGAAACCGGGAAAAGGCCCTGATGATCCTAAGAAGCCGCCTTCTGGAGATGAAGCGGGCCGAGGAGGCGGAGAAGCTTCGAAAAACCCGCCTGGCCCAGATCGGCACCGGGGAGCGTTCGGAGAAGATCCGCACCTACAACTTCCCCCAGTCCCGGGTCACGGACCACCGCATCGGCTTCACCACCCACGACCTCGAGGGCATCCTCTCGGGGCACCTCCAGCCCCTCTTGGAAGCCCTCAAGCGGGCCGA